The genome window CGACCGTTGGGAATGGTATGAAAACGGAAAACCTTCCCTTTACGAAAAGTTCGACGAGAATGGAAAACTGATCGTGGTGAAAAAGTGGAATCGAAACGGACAAATTTACATGAACACCGTGATCGCCGCCGACGGAAGTTCCCTGGGACTTCCCGGAAGCAAGATTTGCGAGCCCATCAAAAAAGCGAATTGAAGAATTCTTGTCGGATCGACGCGGCTTACGCGGTATAAAACCATGAAAAAAATTCAAATATTCGTATATTCTATTTTACTCATTTTATTTACGGCCGCTTGCAGAGGCGATAAGGAAACGTTTAATCCCGAGTTGACGTATTCTTCCTCGCCGAAGGCGGGCATTCTTCCGTATTTCAAAGGCGCCGTGATGGATCCTTTTTGGCCGGAAGCGGACGGAAAACTTCCCGAAGATCTCAAAAAAGTGCCCGAGATTTCGCTCGTTTCGCACGAGAACAAGGAATTCAACAACCGCGATTTGAGGGACAAATACACGTTGGTCGTTTTCTTTTACGCGAAGTGCAAGGGAATTTGTCCGATGATCACGCGCAACATGATGAACTTTGTTCCTAAAATCGCGGATCAAAAGGACGTTCAGATCGTTTCGATTTCGATCAATCCCGAGATCGATAACGTCGAGATTTTGAAGAAGTTTCGAAGCCAATACAGGATCACTCAGAATAATTGGACCTTTTTAACGGGTTCTCAAAAAACGATCTACAATCTTGCGAGAAACGAATTCGGCGCGGACGTCAAAGTCATTCAAGGTAAGGACGACCTCAACGATTTCGTTCATACCGAGAACGTCTTTCTCCTCGACCGCAAGCAATATCTAAGAGGAATCTACCGGGCGAAAGGATACGGGGATTTGGAACGGCTGAAGATCGAACTGGAAACGTTGCGGGAATCCGATCGGAAAAATTCTTCCGTGTCGATGTCCGGGTTTTGATCTTAAGGAAATGCCGAATCGGTGGAAAACAGGGTTGAGTTGCGAACCGCCGTTAAACGAACGCAAAGTATGAACGCTTTTTAATATACCTTCAACTTAATATGTTTACTCATCAATTTGAAATGTTTATCCAATGTGAATAGTATCGCCTTGTTCTGAATCGCGTTCTGAGCGATTATCAGATCGGGAATTCCTACCTTATTGATTCCGTTTTTAAGATTCGAAATTTGATAATCTATAATTTGTTTCCAGTCGATTTCTAAGGTAAGACGTTCGATCACTTCCAAAGCTGCGACAATTTTCGATTGTTTTTTCGTTTTTAGAAAAGGAATCAATTCCGCTAAGATGAGGTCGTTCGTGTAAACGTTTTCATTGTCGATCAATTCGTCGACTTTGCTCGAAATCGGCGAGTTTGCGTCCCGAAAATAATCGATCCAAACGGATGAATCCAATAAAATTCTGCTCACCGCTTCCGCATCTCGTCTAGGTTGATTCTTAAATTAACGACTCCCTTATATTTTTTAAGATTTTTCACTTTTTCCCTCCGAATCAAAGAAGCGAGTCCTTCCTTGATTACGTCTGTTTTCGTTTTTAAGTGAGTTAATCTCATCGCTTCTAAAAACAATTCCTCTGGAATATCCACGGTCGTTCTCATAGTATGCATAGCATGTTTGATTTATATGCACTGTCAAATCCGATTCTTTTTTCGGATGAGGGAGTATCTAAAGGTCGGCTCGGGAACGGCTGAAGATCGAACTGGAAACGTTGCGGGAATCCGATCGGAAAAATTCTTCTGTGTCGATGTCCGTGTTTTGATCTTAAGGAAATGCCGAATCGGCGGAAAACAGGGTTGAGCTGCGAACCGCCGTTAAACGAACGCACAGAACAAAAAATTAAATTCTCGTTCGTTCTCCGTAAAAAAAATTCGAATTTACGCGCTCGACTTTGCACGCGCGGAACCGCTCCGAGCGAGGGAGAATTCTTCCTCGCATACAGGAGCATCGTATGAAAAATTTAGCGCATATCATTCTGGACGGAAATCTCACGGCCGATCCGGAACTCAAAACCTTAAACAGCGGCAAGAACGTAGCGACGTTTACACTTGCGGTCAATCACGATTATAAGTCCACTCCCGAAGAACCGGGCGAGGTTTCGTATGTGGAAATCGAGTTGTGGGAGAGACAAGCGGTCAATGCGAACGAGTATCTCAAAAAGGGAAAGAAGGCGACTGTGATCGGCGAATTGCGTCAAGATCGATGGAAGGCTCAAGACGGAAGCAATCGGAGCAAGTTGAAAGTGATCGGTCATACGGTTCGTTTCGACGGCTTGCCGGGAAGGAAAGAAAGGGAAGCGGCGTAAATCTGCGTTAGAAGAATGGTCGACGGGCGTCTCAAAGGCGCTCGTCGCCGTTTCGATTTCGGAAGAACGAAACGTTTCGCCAACGATCTTTGCGATTCTGAGACAAAATCCGAATTAAATTTTCCGTAAAATCAGAGCGTAACGTTCTTCCATCTTCTCCATAAAAAAGAAGCGGGGAATGCGACCAAATACATAATCAATCCGTAAAGTAGAATCGTAATCAAAACCTTGGGATCGCCGGATTGTTCCTGCGCGAGCAGCAACGCGAGAGAAAGATTGCGGATTCCGCTTACGATTCCGATGCTTCTTCGATCGTCCGCTTTTTCGCGGAAAAGATAAATCCCGCTCGTAAACGAAACGACGATTAAAAGAAACAGGACGATCCAGATTAAAACTCCGAATTCTAGAATTTCTTTTCCGTATTTGATTCCTAAATAAAGAATCGAGAATGCGAGCGAGACGTTGCTGATTCTTACCAAAATAGGAAGAATGCGCAACGACAAAGGTTCGTTAGTCCTTCGAGTCCAGATTCCCAATCCTAACGGAATTCCGAAAAATACGAGTCCGATCGAAAGAAGTTTCGGAAGAACCGAAAAGGTTTGTCCTATTTCCGAAAACGAATTTCCGCCATACAAGGTGATTAGAATCGGCGCGGAAAATAGGCTCGTGAAATTCAAAAGGCTCAACAGAACGGCTCCGGTCGCGGGAGCGCCTTTCGCTTTTAAGATAAAAAGTCCGGCCGAGGCTCCTCCGCCCGAACAAGCGCAGAGAAAAATTCCCAAGCTGATCGCGGGAGAAAGTTCGAACATTCTGCAAAGAAGAAACGCGAGAATCGGCAGAGTAACGAGATTCAATATACAAACCCCGAGCCCCGTCAGAGCGGTTTTACGGATCGAATCGAGTTGGGCTGGAATCAATTCCAAACCGAGGGAACTCATCGAAGATAAGGCCAATACCATCAAAGCGGCTTCCAACATAATTCTTTTGCAATTTTCCCCGATTTCGTAAAATTGCAATCAAAGATAAGGGTTCCGTTTATGAACCGAAGAGTCCAAGAAAGTAGGAGATCCTACAGGGGAAGAAGATGGGATTTCGCCGAAAGATCCGGAAAATGAAGGAGTTCCAACACAAGTTGTTCCGACAAATCACCTGTACGTGCTTTCCTATGGACTCAATTCGAATTTCAAAAATCTTGGTTGTAAGAGTTCCCACACTTTCCAAAAAATTAACTTCTTACCGAAGCGAAGGAGTTCCCACAGTTCAATTCACGTTATGAGTTCCCGTAAAATCACAGTCTTACAAGTCCAAGAGCCGACCCGTTCCATTTCCTTTCTGACTCGAATTCCCGAGGAAGAATTACCGCACTATCGAAATTCCCTGCCGCAAGGATTTCGCGAAGAAGTCGATTGCGACGAGGACACGGTCTTATTTCTTCATACAAACTTCTCGCCGTTGTCGTTTGAAACCGTACGGGAACCCCTGTTTCTCCCTAAAAACGAAATGATCCCCGTGGTCGCGATCGATCCGCAAGGTAAGATTCTCATGCAGGCGTTCGGAAACGAAGAAAGTCAAACTCTTACGATCGATACCGGTTACGCGCACTATTTCAGCCGATCTAGAAATCAACTCTGGAAAAAAGGGGATACTTCGGGACATACGCAGAAAATTCTTCGGATTCTAACGCCGTCCGACCGTTCTTTTTTGGTCTATCAAGTGGAACAGGAAGTGGCGGCCTGCCACGAAGGATATTACAGTTGTTTTTTTCGAGAAAGAACGCCGAACGGAGAATGGAAACCGCTTCCGGTCCCTCGAAATTTTCTTCCAGAAAAGAGCTGAAATTGCAATCTGACCCTGGACCGATTCGAAAATTCGCCGAAGGATAAAAAGAAGAAGGAGTTCCAACATTTTCAGGAAAAACGCGCGCTTATGAATCTAAAGAAATTTTTGATATACTCCGGATTAACGGTCGCGGCTCTTTTGCTGATCGCGATCACCGCCTTCTTCATCGTAGACGAACTCAAAGGAGGAGCGGTCGGTGCGGGTCAAACCAAGATCGATCTTTTGATCGAATCGGGCGACACTCCGGGCAAGATCGTGGAAACGTTGTCCACACACGGGATGATCAAGTCTTCCAAATACTTTCTCTACCTGGTTCGTTTTACGAGAAGCGCGGGAAAGATCAAACAGGGACTTTACGAAATCAACGACGGAATGGATTCGAGAAAGATTCTTCAGGTCATCACGGAAGGCCGGGTCAAACTCGTTCACTTTACCATTCCGGAAGGTTACAACAACCGTCAAATCGGAGATCTTCTTACCTCCAAAAAGATCATATCCAAACGTCAGGATTTTCTACTCGCAGCGAGCGAACCCGAACTCCTGAGAGAGTTTAAAATTCCCGCGACTTCCGCGGAAGGATATTTGTTTCCCGAGACATACAGCATTCCGATCAATTATCCGGTGGATAAAATCGTGCGGATGATGTTGAAACGTTTTTACGTTCGGATCGCGAAAATCGAAAAAGCGAAAAATCTATCTCCGGCAGAACTTCATAAATTCGTAATATTGGCGTCGGTCGTAGAACGCGAAGCCAAACGAAACGAGGAACGTCCTTTGATGGCGGGCGTATTCAACAACCGTCTCAAACGGGATATGCCTTTGGAATCCTGCGCGACGATTCAATATCTTTTTGACAAACCGCACAGCCGGATATTCGAAAAGGATCTGAAGATCGTTTCTCCGTATAACACGTATTTGAACAAGGGATTTCCGCCGGGACCGATTTCCAATCCCGGATATCCGGCTCTTGAAGCGGCCTTTTATCCGAAAGAATCGGAATATCTATTCTTCCTCTTGAAAGGGGACGGATATCACTACTTCGCAAAAACACTCAAAGAACACTTGGAAGCGAAGAAGAAATACATCGACGTTCTTTACGACTAAAAAAATAAAAGCCGCGTTTTGCTAAAACGACATCGTTTATAGAAGGCGGGCGCGTTCGGAGTTGATTCGGGCGCTCCTGCTCGATCCGATCGATCGACGAGGATCGTATTCAAAAAATCGCAGGCCGAGCTTGTTCCGCGCTCCGGCTTCGCCTTCGGTCGGCTTTCGCCGACTGCGTTGCACGCTCCACATCTCTAGCGCAAAAAGGCCCGGTCCGCGTAAAAATTCTTCTGTACAGAAAAGGAAAGATATTGTCGAATAAAGAAAAGAAGGTCCAAGCCGATTCGGAAACGAAGTTTTTTGGGACCGTTCTTGGATCGAAAGCTATCGTATGAAAACTCGCGACCTGGAAATCAAAAACGTAACACAAGAACTGATCGAAGTTCAGAAAGCTCTGAACGTATTTCGTGAAAAACAGAAAAACCGCGAATCCCTGGACGAAGCGGCGATCGAATTCGTGACCAAAGCCGACCTGGTCATTCAAAGAGCGGAACGAAAAGAAATCTTTCTGACCGAGGATCAAAAAAGAAGGATCAAAAACAACCTCTTACGAATCCGCTCCTCTTTGGTTCGCAATCAAGCTTCGTAAGAAAAGCGCTTCCGCGCATTCGAAACCATCCGCTTTCCGGCGAAAAAAACTCGATTCTCCCTTTCCAACGCGACTGATTTCGCGGAAGTCTTGTCTCCAAATCCTTTTTGACACCCCAGGGCGGTAAAAATAGCCTATCTCCAGTGGAAAAGATTGAAGTCGGTGTAATCGCTGCGGCGGGCAAGGGGACCCGAGCCTATCCTCGGACAACTTACATTCCCAAACCCTTGTTCGAGTTTCAGGGGAAAACCATTCTCGAACGAAACGTTGAGCTGATGCAGAACACGTTCAAGGTCAAAAAAATCTACGTCCTGGTCGGTCACCTGAAAGAGATGGTGATCGCCGAAATCCAAAAGATCCAAAACAAATACCGCAACATCGAAATCATTCCTTCTCCTTGGACTACGAGAGGCCTTGCGAGCGATATCGCGAGTTTGGAACCGCAGATCCGTTCTCCGTTTATCACGATCCTCGGAGACGAGTTTTACTTTCATCCCGATCACAAGAAGTTTACGGACACGTTTCGG of Leptospira sanjuanensis contains these proteins:
- a CDS encoding SCO family protein; translation: MKKIQIFVYSILLILFTAACRGDKETFNPELTYSSSPKAGILPYFKGAVMDPFWPEADGKLPEDLKKVPEISLVSHENKEFNNRDLRDKYTLVVFFYAKCKGICPMITRNMMNFVPKIADQKDVQIVSISINPEIDNVEILKKFRSQYRITQNNWTFLTGSQKTIYNLARNEFGADVKVIQGKDDLNDFVHTENVFLLDRKQYLRGIYRAKGYGDLERLKIELETLRESDRKNSSVSMSGF
- a CDS encoding PIN domain-containing protein; amino-acid sequence: MSRILLDSSVWIDYFRDANSPISSKVDELIDNENVYTNDLILAELIPFLKTKKQSKIVAALEVIERLTLEIDWKQIIDYQISNLKNGINKVGIPDLIIAQNAIQNKAILFTLDKHFKLMSKHIKLKVY
- a CDS encoding type II toxin-antitoxin system VapB family antitoxin, coding for MRTTVDIPEELFLEAMRLTHLKTKTDVIKEGLASLIRREKVKNLKKYKGVVNLRINLDEMRKR
- a CDS encoding single-stranded DNA-binding protein codes for the protein MKNLAHIILDGNLTADPELKTLNSGKNVATFTLAVNHDYKSTPEEPGEVSYVEIELWERQAVNANEYLKKGKKATVIGELRQDRWKAQDGSNRSKLKVIGHTVRFDGLPGRKEREAA
- a CDS encoding bile acid:sodium symporter family protein, which codes for MLEAALMVLALSSMSSLGLELIPAQLDSIRKTALTGLGVCILNLVTLPILAFLLCRMFELSPAISLGIFLCACSGGGASAGLFILKAKGAPATGAVLLSLLNFTSLFSAPILITLYGGNSFSEIGQTFSVLPKLLSIGLVFFGIPLGLGIWTRRTNEPLSLRILPILVRISNVSLAFSILYLGIKYGKEILEFGVLIWIVLFLLIVVSFTSGIYLFREKADDRRSIGIVSGIRNLSLALLLAQEQSGDPKVLITILLYGLIMYLVAFPASFLWRRWKNVTL
- a CDS encoding phosphoribosyl-AMP cyclohydrolase — its product is MSSRKITVLQVQEPTRSISFLTRIPEEELPHYRNSLPQGFREEVDCDEDTVLFLHTNFSPLSFETVREPLFLPKNEMIPVVAIDPQGKILMQAFGNEESQTLTIDTGYAHYFSRSRNQLWKKGDTSGHTQKILRILTPSDRSFLVYQVEQEVAACHEGYYSCFFRERTPNGEWKPLPVPRNFLPEKS
- the mltG gene encoding endolytic transglycosylase MltG, producing MNLKKFLIYSGLTVAALLLIAITAFFIVDELKGGAVGAGQTKIDLLIESGDTPGKIVETLSTHGMIKSSKYFLYLVRFTRSAGKIKQGLYEINDGMDSRKILQVITEGRVKLVHFTIPEGYNNRQIGDLLTSKKIISKRQDFLLAASEPELLREFKIPATSAEGYLFPETYSIPINYPVDKIVRMMLKRFYVRIAKIEKAKNLSPAELHKFVILASVVEREAKRNEERPLMAGVFNNRLKRDMPLESCATIQYLFDKPHSRIFEKDLKIVSPYNTYLNKGFPPGPISNPGYPALEAAFYPKESEYLFFLLKGDGYHYFAKTLKEHLEAKKKYIDVLYD